In Eriocheir sinensis breed Jianghai 21 chromosome 17, ASM2467909v1, whole genome shotgun sequence, one genomic interval encodes:
- the LOC127000022 gene encoding beta-1,3-galactosyltransferase 6-like, with the protein MWKAMRRSGGVWLCRRPLLSAVQVLACVGAFMLGSLMTLMSIDPMRCDIHQCTEKIKRTDVEDVNSWLGMWGKSGRGPEKSVFLVIVMLSAPANRDQREVIRQTWLSEEKSDTLHFFVIGTSSLNEDLNATVLAEQKKYGDLMLLGNVVDSYQALTKKLLASFVYVHYNVKFRFFMKCDDDTYVQLTELHKELKSVPYKQRLYWGFFDGRASPKKAGPWKEDEWVLCDRYLPYALGGGYILSSDVVNFVASSSKYLKLYKNEDISLGTWLAPLDLHRVHDTRFDTEYKSRGCNNKYLVSHKQSTLHMQEKFSSLRNLGRLCREQFQVRKSYNYKWNVPPSQCCLRNDSSIP; encoded by the coding sequence ATGTGGAAGGCAATGCGACGCAGTGGTGGGGTCTGGCTGTGTCGAAGGCCTCTACTTAGTGCTGTGCAAGTGCTGGCCTGTGTAGGGGCCTTCATGCTTGGCAGCCTGATGACCCTCATGTCTATTGACCCCATGAGGTGCGACATTCACCAATGCACGGAGAAAATCAAGCGAACTGATGTCGAAGATGTAAACAGCTGGCTGGGAATGTGGGGCAAGAGTGGCAGAGGCCCTGAGAAGAGTGTATTCCTTGTAATTGTTATGCTGAGTGCCCCAGCCAACCGGGACCAGAGGGAGGTCATACGGCAGACGTGGCTCAGTGAGGAGAAGTCAGACACCCTCCACTTCTTTGTGATAGGAACCAGCAGCCTCAATGAAGACCTCAATGCAACAGTCTTGGCTGAGCAGAAGAAATATGGAGACTTGATGCTGCTTGGGAATGTAGTAGACTCATATCAGGCCCTAACTAAGAAGCTGTTGGCAAGCTTTGTGTATGTCCACTATAATGTTAAATTCAGATTTTTTATGAAATGTGATGATGACACTTATGTCCAGCTGACAGAACTGCACAAGGAGCTTAAGAGTGTTCCCTACAAGCAGCGCCTATATTGGGGCTTTTTTGATGGGAGAGCCTCCCCAAAGAAGGCTGGCCCATGGAAGGAGGATGAATGGGTCCTGTGTGACAGATATTTACCGTATGCTCTTGGGGGTGGCTACATTCTTTCATCTGATGTGGTTAATTTTGTGGCATCCAGTTCCAAGTACTTAAAGTTGTACAAGAATGAAGATATCTCCCTTGGGACATGGTTGGCCCCTCTGGACTTGCACAGGGTTCATGACACAAGATTTGACACTGAATACAAGTCTCGGGGGTGTAACAACAAGTACCTGGTGTCACACAAGCAGAGCACTTTACACATGCAAGAAAAATTCAGTTCTTTAAGGAATCTAGGAAGGCTGTGTCGTGAGCAGTTCCAGGTTCGCAAGTCTTACAACTACAAGTGGAATGTCCCACCTTCACAGTGCTGCTTGAGAAATGATTCTTCAATACCCTAA